A window from Terriglobales bacterium encodes these proteins:
- a CDS encoding enoyl-CoA hydratase-related protein has protein sequence MKTLRSPRLNSTVVKVAVETFFSAARLYDESMVEVEREGAVARIFLNRPEKANALNSAMLAELHHALRKIDDAKVVVLAGRGKAFCGGADVVELRSLNVETAPAFVTRIHEACKIIRELPVPVVARLHGAVIGAGLEIAAACDLRVAADGTKFAMPEVKLAIPSVVEAALLPRLMGSGRAAWLVLTGEAIDARRALEWGLIEEIGHGEKLIQALLAADAGALRMQKQLLQLWDEASLATSVAASIERFAQAYNR, from the coding sequence ATGAAGACGTTGCGTAGCCCGCGCTTGAACAGCACGGTGGTCAAAGTCGCGGTGGAAACTTTTTTCAGCGCCGCGCGGCTATATGATGAAAGCATGGTGGAAGTGGAACGCGAAGGAGCGGTCGCCCGAATCTTCCTCAACCGGCCGGAAAAAGCAAACGCATTGAATTCCGCCATGTTGGCGGAGCTGCACCACGCTTTGCGGAAAATTGACGACGCAAAAGTCGTGGTCCTGGCCGGCCGTGGGAAGGCGTTCTGCGGCGGCGCGGATGTCGTGGAATTGCGCTCTTTGAACGTCGAGACCGCGCCCGCTTTCGTCACCCGGATCCATGAAGCGTGCAAAATCATCCGCGAGCTGCCGGTGCCGGTGGTCGCGCGGCTGCACGGCGCGGTGATCGGCGCGGGCCTCGAGATTGCCGCGGCCTGCGACCTGCGCGTCGCGGCCGACGGCACGAAATTCGCCATGCCGGAAGTGAAGCTCGCGATCCCGTCGGTGGTCGAGGCGGCGCTGCTGCCCCGGCTCATGGGCTCGGGCCGGGCGGCATGGCTCGTGCTCACCGGAGAAGCGATCGACGCGCGGCGCGCGCTGGAATGGGGCCTGATCGAGGAAATCGGCCACGGCGAGAAGCTCATCCAGGCGCTGCTCGCCGCCGACGCCGGGGCGCTGCGCATGCAGAAGCAGCTCCTGCAGCTCTGGGACGAGGCTTCGCTCGCCACCTCGGTGGCCGCGAGCATCGAGCGCTTCGCGCAGGCGTACAATAGGTAG